A window of Thiocapsa bogorovii genomic DNA:
CCGAGGAGCGCTTGAACCCCGGCAGACGTTGCGAGCACCTCTGCGGAGGGGTCAAGGTGGAGATAGAATGCGAAGGATGCCGGCACGTCGCGGGACCATTGTGCGACGCGTCCCGCATCGGCACGTCTCCAGGCGTCCGTGTCGAGCGCAATCGCGTTGAACGCGTTGGCGAAATAGGTCAACCGCCAATCCTCGGGGAGGTCGTCCGGATAGAAGTCGTCGTCGCCGGGCGACGGATTCCAGCCGGTTCTGACGGGGAGAATGCCACTCATGTTCTCGATGTGACTCCGGTTGGATCGCCTTGGGTCCCGGCGCAGCGCTGCCGTGCCGTGATGCACCCAGCCACCCACCCACGGCGATCGCCCGGCGGGACACCGGGGCGCTCATTGGTGTATTTTGCAACGCGCCGTCGCCGATGCGGATAGGGCACGATGGAGGACCTCGGAGCAGCATGACAGATCCACGCAGACTCGGCAGCCCGCAAGTGCAGCTTGCGCTTGGCGAATCGGCCAAGATCAAGGCGCTCGGGCGCGCCGTCGTCGAGACCGAGGCCGCCGCGGTCACCGCGCTGGCCGAGCGGATCGACGAGGGGTTTGTGGCCGCGTGCCGCTACATGCTGGCCTGCGAGGGCCGCATCGTCGTGCTCGGCATGGGCAAGTCCGGCCATATCGGCGGCAAGATCGCGGCAACCCTGGCAAGCACGGGCAGCCCGGCCTTCTTCGTGCATCCGGGCGAGGCCAGTCACGGGGACCTCGGCATGATTACGCCCCGAGACGTGGTCCTGGCCCTGTCAAACTCGGGCGAAACGGCCGAATTGCTGACGCTGCTGCCCCTGCTCAAACGGCTCGGCGTGCCCCTGATCAGCATGACTGGCAAGCCGAAGTCGACCTTGGCACGAGAGGGTGACGTCCATCTCGACGTGAGCGTCGCAAGCGAGGCCTGTCCGCTCGGGCTCGCCCCGACCTCGAGCACCACCGCAACCCTGGTCATGGGCGATGCCTTGGCTATCGCCCTGCTCGAGAGCCGCGGCTTTACCGCCGAGGACTTCGCCCGCTCCCATCCGGCCGGCAGTCTCGGACGGAGGCTCTTGCTGCATGTCGGAGAGGTCATGCATCGCGACGAGCAATTGCCGTCGGTCCCGTTGGGTACGACCCTGCGCGAGACGCTGGAAGAGATGTCGCGC
This region includes:
- a CDS encoding KpsF/GutQ family sugar-phosphate isomerase, with protein sequence MTDPRRLGSPQVQLALGESAKIKALGRAVVETEAAAVTALAERIDEGFVAACRYMLACEGRIVVLGMGKSGHIGGKIAATLASTGSPAFFVHPGEASHGDLGMITPRDVVLALSNSGETAELLTLLPLLKRLGVPLISMTGKPKSTLAREGDVHLDVSVASEACPLGLAPTSSTTATLVMGDALAIALLESRGFTAEDFARSHPAGSLGRRLLLHVGEVMHRDEQLPSVPLGTTLRETLEEMSRKGLGMSAVVDDAGRLAGIFTDGDLRRALDRGIDVHRTAIDAVLTPDCITIKADALAAEALRLMESRSINALLVIDDTGRPVGALNMHDLLRAGVM